The bacterium genome segment TCTCCGGCGCGTCTGCCGCCATCGCCTCTATGAGCCTGAGGCCCACCGGTTCCTCCAGATCCGCTATCTCGCCTGCGCGGCTGGCTGCGCCATAGTCGGTGAGGAGGTTGAAGAGGTAGAACTCGACCGGCTCGCTTATCTTCACTGCCTCAGCCAGCATTGCGCGCTTGAGCTGTTCGCGCATGACCTCCTTGAACCTGGAGCCGTGTATGATCCCCTGATTTTTCATGATCCTCACCAGGGTCTTGGATATGCAATTAAAGTGCCAGGAGAGGGGCTAATACGCGCCGCCGACCGGAGGGGCTTTGCTCTCAGCAGCCTCCTCGCTGATCTCGGGCGTGGGCTTGAACAGGTCTCGCGATACGAAGCGCATGCAGACGACGCCCGTGATCGCTTTCATCAGGTAATTGACGAACAGCCAGACGAGGCTGAAGGAAAAGAGCAGATCGCCCGCAGAGAGTTCGCCGCCCGCGATGATCGGACTCTGGATGAACGGCTTGAAGAGCTCGACGAGCGCAACGTTTGATGTCCCTAGCCCGCCGGGCGTGATCGGGAGCGATCCGATGAAAAAGACAATCGGGATGTTGGAGATGATCTTCATGAACGGGATGTAGGCGTTGAAGGGCCATATCGCCACGTACATTCCGCACATGATGAACGCGTGCACAGGCAGCCTGGCGATGGCCGTTCGCAGGTAATCGAGGGGTTTTGTGGTCGCAATCAGATCGATGAGGTGGTTCTTGCGCAGCCTCTTTACGAAGCCGGAGTTTGCGGAGGCATTCGCTATGACGACGAGCGCGAGCACTCCGG includes the following:
- a CDS encoding lysylphosphatidylglycerol synthase transmembrane domain-containing protein; translated protein: MKMLLAFFKKVFPWLMAILVFAWLFREYPPKNIYNSLKYMNIWYFCAIAVGYFVLMFFIDTFSISRVLSLFGHPEKVRDLLPARGATYLLMVVNYAASQAAFAFYQYRKHGIPISKMLGIFGIIVVVDLLILSALAFVTTFFTTWPFEIGGMNIAHFVRIFTIAAIAGVLALVVIANASANSGFVKRLRKNHLIDLIATTKPLDYLRTAIARLPVHAFIMCGMYVAIWPFNAYIPFMKIISNIPIVFFIGSLPITPGGLGTSNVALVELFKPFIQSPIIAGGELSAGDLLFSFSLVWLFVNYLMKAITGVVCMRFVSRDLFKPTPEISEEAAESKAPPVGGAY